ACCTATATTCGTAAAACTTGTTTTCGGAATAGAATACATTTTTTCAGAAGCTTTTTTCGCAACAGAGTAGTTCTTTTTCTTGAAAATCAGTTCCAATAAATAATAAATTCGTAGAGGTGCAAAGCTGTTTTTTTGTGGATTGAGTGAATTTTTGACGGCTTGGAGTGTACTTTCAAATGACGTTAGGTCATCGTCTTCGCTGATTTGGCATGTAATATTGGCGGTTAGATTGGTAATTCCGCTACTGGTTTTACTCGGCAAATACTTACGGAGATCCACCGGGCAATCGATTGACATTTCTTGTTGCCCTGTTGTTTGCTGAACAGTGCGCGCCATTGCGGCGAACAGAACATCATTCACAGTTGCCTCGTGCTCTTTAGCAAAGTGGATGATTTCCGAAAAATGCGCTTTTGGTAGCTTAGTCCAAATAACTTTCGGATTTTTCGGGTCCCCTTTAAGAGGGAAAGTTGGATTATGGACAGCTTTTTGCTTCGTTTTTTCCGTAAAAATGGACTTTATTTCATTACGTGAGAGTTGATCAAAAACTTGCTTTAAACTCCGGGAACCTAAGCTCAAATTCGCCACATAATCCGGATTTTCAAGCAGATTAGAATAAAGCTCACTCAATAAATAAAGATATTCCTTAAATCCAGCACCATCCGCTAACATATGATTCATAATAACCACAAGCTGATCAGAAGTGTCAGTCCGAACAACAGTAAAGCAAATTTGCGGCCCATTTTCTGTGGAAAGCTTCGTTACAAGTGCTCGGTCCACTTCGGTTTCTGGCGCTTGCGTTTTCACTAAGAAAACCAAATCCTCCGCAGAAAAAACACTTTCTTGCCAAAAAGCACCTTTTTTCGTTTCTTTAAAATGACAAAGTAATAGCGGAAGTTTTTTAGTAGACTGTATCACTGCTTTTTTTAGAACGTCTATATTTAAATGATTATCAAATGTAAGAACCGTATGCAAATGGTGGTCATTTTTCATTTTTTCTCCAGAAATATAATGTTTAACATCAGAAGGTTCAGCGGGATAAGTTGTGATTTTTACCATGGGACTTCCTTCTTTCTTCGGTTTAAATAGTTGTTAATAGTTTCCCTGAAAGCAGTGCCGCGAAACCAGTTGCGAATTAAAGTGAATTTAAGTTATACTGAGCGTATGCAAGCTACTATTTCTAGGAGGCACCGAATATGACAAACAGAACGTTAACTACCAAGTTACTAGGAACACTAAGCTATACGCAAGAAAATGGAACGACAATGGACGCCGTAATTCCTTTGGATGGCAAAGAAGTAAAGATTAATTATAGTATTTTTGAAAAGCTTACTTCAGAAGATTATTTTAAAGATATCGTTACTTTAACGGATCAAATTCCGGAACTACACGTAAAAGCGAAAAAAACTATTTTAGAGCAATTTGATGAAAATGATACGCTTACTATTTATTTTGAGTTTCATACAGATGAATTGCCTGAAGAGGTTTTAGAAGTTACCGAATGTGATGCGATAGAAAATGTAACAAAGGAAATCTTAATCGATAAACTAGTACTATCAGGCGTTTGGTTTTCGGAAAATGCCAATAATGAGTTGGATTTAACATTTGATTTCAAACTGTTACCAGAAGTTAGTGACGAACTTTTAGTTGTTCGTTTTGATAATAAGGGTGAAATTACTGGATTAACCCATGAAAGTTAACAAAAAAGAGGCATTCTGTTCGCGAACAGAATGCCTCTTTTTTTATTTATACATACTTTCAATTACAGGTTTTAGCTTATCAATTACAAGTCCGCTACCACCGCGACCTTTGACGTTTTCAATCATTCCTACCATGAGGTAATTGGGATTGTCGGCATCGAAGGCGTAAACAAAACCATTTTCAAGTCCATCTTCGCCTTGTTTTTCTTTTAGTTCGGCTGTACCAGTTTTGGCTGCGATATTGTGACCTTGGATTTGTAAAGCGTGCGCTGTACCGGCTGGGTCAGAGACAGTTTTGACTAAAGCTGCTTTGACTTGGTTGGCAGATGCGGCTTCGGTTGCTTGTGTTTCCTTGCCAGCTTTTTCTTTTGTATCTAGTTTTGGATAAGGCATTTTTCCGTCGTTGGCAATAGCCGAGTAAGCAATCGCTTGTTGAATTGGCGACATCAGTAATTCGCCTTGTCCGTAAGATGTGTCAGCTAGTAAAATTTCCGAGTTCAGTCCATCATTCGAAATTTGTGCTGGTTTCATTGTGAAAGGTAAGTTATATTCCTTATCAAAATCGAATTTTTTCAAGCCAGCAGTTAGTTTATCTTTGCCGATTTCTAGACCTTCTTGAGCGAAGTAAATGTTATCAGAGTGCACAAGCGCATCCGTCATATTTACTTTTGGAACATCATGGACACGAGTGACAAAATATTTGCCCCATGAAGCATCTTTTTGCCACTGTAAGCCAGAAATTTCACGGACTTTGTCGGGTTTTGTAATGCCAGTATCCAGCCCAATTGTGGCTGTAATTGTTTTAAAGGTAGAGCCTGGTGCGTAACGATTTGCGTATCTTGCTAAGAAAGGAAGGCGTTTGTCGTCATTATATTTTGCATAATCTTCAGAAGTAATCCCGAGCACCATTTGGTTCGCATCATAAGAAGGGGTGCTCACTAACGCTAATAATTCGCCATTTGTCGGATTAATCATTGTCACAGCACCAGTTTCGGAACCGAGGCTATCAAAAGCTTTCTTCTGAACGGCTGCATCAATCGTTAGTTTAATTTCTTCGCCATCTTTTTTATCGATTTTTTGTAAAGTATCTTCTTGCTTTGTTTGGTCATTGATGATTTTAATTGCGCCACCATTTTTACCACGCAGTTGTTTGTCATAGTAACGTTCTAAGCCACTTTTCCCAATGACATCGCCAACGCTGAGTTTTGGATTTTTTTCAATGTCTTCGGCGCTAACTTCACCGACATAACCAATCAAATGCGATGTTGCTTCATTTAATGGGTACGTCCGCATTTCTTTTTGAGCATACGTAAGTCCAGTAGCTTCAGGTAGATTATCTTTATTCAATGTAACTAAAGGAACGAAGCTATCTGCTTGGACCCATTTTTGATCGAGCTGTTTGTTGATGTAATCAGTGGAGACTTCTAGTTTTTTGCTAATATCCGCAATGTTTTTTACTTTCTCGTCGCCTTCACCAAGCTTCGAAGGCACTACACCAGCTTCGGCAAATTGACCAGTAGTCGCGAGTGGATTCCCATTTCTGTCCACAATTTGACCACGCTCTGCTTCGTCTTCCGTGATGCGCACCTTATCTGTTTTCACCATTCCTGGGAAAATGAGAGCTGGTTTCCAGTCGATTTTCCAGTCATCATCTTGCTTGGAAATAGTCGTTTTGTATTTTTGTGTAGCGAGTTTTCCAAGGCTAGTCCGCATTTCTAGTTCATATGTTAAGTTAAACTTGTTTTCTTTGTCATCATAGACAGATTTTAGATTTTTTACTTTAATATCTTTTGCGCCAATCCCGTCGTAAACAGCTTGATACTTATCTTCCATTTCTTTCTTTGTAAATTCGACTTTTTTCAGGGATTCACTTGAGACGCTACTTCCCAACTTGTCGTACTTTTCTTTAGCGATATTTGATGTAAAAGTTTCTGCGGCTGCTAAAGCATTTTTTTCATCTTTGTGTTGATTTTGAATGAAAAAGTAAATGGCAATGCCTGCGAGGACGACAACAGCAACAATACTTCCAATGATAATTGCTTTCTTGTTGTTACCTTTTTTCCCATTTAAATTGGCCATAATACACCCCTTAATTTCATGTTATATTCAATTAATTATACCAAACACTTCTAAAAAAGTTGAAAAAATTAAAGAAAACTTTAGATTTGCCCGACATATTTTTTTCTAATTCATGTCATAATTTGTTCTTATTTGCTTGGTAAAGTAGTGGTAACGAAAGGATGATGTTGGATGGAAGAGATGGAACAACCAGAAAAGAAGGTCATTATTCGTGGGAAAGGCATCCACAATAAATGGAAGTGGAGCACGATTATTGTCAGTATTCTTTCTGTCATAATTATTAGTGTTTTAAGTTATCAGCTGTATTCAGTTAGTCAAAATACCCCAGAAAATAATACTAATGGAACAATGCAAGGACCTGGTGGAAGTGAGATGCCGAGTGGAACGCCACCGTCCGGTGAACCTGGCCAAGCGCCAAATAGTTCAGATGATAGTTCTGACTCTGGAACAAGTGATAGTACTACAAGCAGTGACGGAACCCTTTAATATTTGCGAGCCCTCTAGAAATCATCATTTTAGGGGGCTTTTTCCAATCTTTAAAAAATCTTATGGAATTATCGCTCCTATTTTTTGTCATTTTATTGTAATATGGAAGTAAGTTACAATAAAAGAGGTGTGAAATATGGCAAGACATGCACAAAAAAGAAAAGCGCGCAAAGGAAGAATTTTTGTTACGATTCTTGTAGCCCTATTAATTTTAGTTGGTGTAGTTGCAGTTATAGGTTATTTCCAATATCAATCTAGCTTAAAAGAAGCGCAAAATGAAAGTAAATTAAAAGACTACAAATTCAATGGTGCCAAAGCAGTTGGCGATGAAATCAATGTGCTACTTATCGGTAGTGACTCTCGCGGTGAAGACCAAGGCCGTTCAGACAGCTTGATGATTGCTCATTATAATACGAAAACAAATACGCCAAAACTGGTATCGATCATGCGTGATACATACGTAGATATTCCAGGACACGGCAAAAACAAAATCAATGCAGCTTATTCATACGGCGGTCCAGAACTTGTACGCCAAACAATTAAAGAAAATTTTGGAGTAGACGTACAATATTATGTAGTAGCCAATTTTGAAGGTTTCCCTAAGATTGTTGATACACTTGCACCAGAAGGAATCAAAATCAACGCAGAGAAAGATATGTCGAAAAATATCGACGCAAACATTAAAAAAGGCGAACAAGTAATGGA
The sequence above is drawn from the Listeria monocytogenes genome and encodes:
- a CDS encoding condensation domain-containing protein, giving the protein MVKITTYPAEPSDVKHYISGEKMKNDHHLHTVLTFDNHLNIDVLKKAVIQSTKKLPLLLCHFKETKKGAFWQESVFSAEDLVFLVKTQAPETEVDRALVTKLSTENGPQICFTVVRTDTSDQLVVIMNHMLADGAGFKEYLYLLSELYSNLLENPDYVANLSLGSRSLKQVFDQLSRNEIKSIFTEKTKQKAVHNPTFPLKGDPKNPKVIWTKLPKAHFSEIIHFAKEHEATVNDVLFAAMARTVQQTTGQQEMSIDCPVDLRKYLPSKTSSGITNLTANITCQISEDDDLTSFESTLQAVKNSLNPQKNSFAPLRIYYLLELIFKKKNYSVAKKASEKMYSIPKTSFTNIGIIDEEKLVFEGSTLTDCFICGSLKYAPFFQVAATTFRGSLTLSTNLHGTAQDHAWQKEFLEQMISEIPSK
- a CDS encoding DUF2004 domain-containing protein; this translates as MTNRTLTTKLLGTLSYTQENGTTMDAVIPLDGKEVKINYSIFEKLTSEDYFKDIVTLTDQIPELHVKAKKTILEQFDENDTLTIYFEFHTDELPEEVLEVTECDAIENVTKEILIDKLVLSGVWFSENANNELDLTFDFKLLPEVSDELLVVRFDNKGEITGLTHES
- a CDS encoding penicillin-binding transpeptidase domain-containing protein gives rise to the protein MANLNGKKGNNKKAIIIGSIVAVVVLAGIAIYFFIQNQHKDEKNALAAAETFTSNIAKEKYDKLGSSVSSESLKKVEFTKKEMEDKYQAVYDGIGAKDIKVKNLKSVYDDKENKFNLTYELEMRTSLGKLATQKYKTTISKQDDDWKIDWKPALIFPGMVKTDKVRITEDEAERGQIVDRNGNPLATTGQFAEAGVVPSKLGEGDEKVKNIADISKKLEVSTDYINKQLDQKWVQADSFVPLVTLNKDNLPEATGLTYAQKEMRTYPLNEATSHLIGYVGEVSAEDIEKNPKLSVGDVIGKSGLERYYDKQLRGKNGGAIKIINDQTKQEDTLQKIDKKDGEEIKLTIDAAVQKKAFDSLGSETGAVTMINPTNGELLALVSTPSYDANQMVLGITSEDYAKYNDDKRLPFLARYANRYAPGSTFKTITATIGLDTGITKPDKVREISGLQWQKDASWGKYFVTRVHDVPKVNMTDALVHSDNIYFAQEGLEIGKDKLTAGLKKFDFDKEYNLPFTMKPAQISNDGLNSEILLADTSYGQGELLMSPIQQAIAYSAIANDGKMPYPKLDTKEKAGKETQATEAASANQVKAALVKTVSDPAGTAHALQIQGHNIAAKTGTAELKEKQGEDGLENGFVYAFDADNPNYLMVGMIENVKGRGGSGLVIDKLKPVIESMYK
- a CDS encoding LCP family protein — its product is MARHAQKRKARKGRIFVTILVALLILVGVVAVIGYFQYQSSLKEAQNESKLKDYKFNGAKAVGDEINVLLIGSDSRGEDQGRSDSLMIAHYNTKTNTPKLVSIMRDTYVDIPGHGKNKINAAYSYGGPELVRQTIKENFGVDVQYYVVANFEGFPKIVDTLAPEGIKINAEKDMSKNIDANIKKGEQVMDGKTLLQYARFRKDAEGDFGRIRRQQQVLEALKEQAIDVGDVAKIPDVIGKLQGYSSTNIPTGTLMSIGADFLLGKTETMEKFAIPVEGKWHNERIDGAGAVLRLDDVAANAKALQDFLK